From a region of the Lentibacillus cibarius genome:
- a CDS encoding MerR family transcriptional regulator produces the protein MKVYNPGDIADLLKLKVSTIRKYSIMLEELGYTFEKNNRNQRYYTDADIITLRKL, from the coding sequence ATGAAGGTCTATAATCCGGGAGATATAGCAGATTTATTAAAGCTTAAAGTCAGCACGATACGCAAGTACAGTATCATGCTGGAAGAATTGGGATATACGTTTGAAAAGAATAACCGGAATCAGCGTTATTATACGGATGCAGACATCATAACGTTGCGGAAACTGTAA
- a CDS encoding DUF3967 domain-containing protein: MEERDKALMQSINESLETRKQIAAENNKENNKGFFHKLFKRGSKGSSS, from the coding sequence CTGGAAGAACGTGATAAAGCGTTAATGCAGTCCATTAATGAATCACTGGAAACGCGAAAGCAGATAGCTGCAGAAAATAATAAGGAAAACAACAAAGGATTCTTTCATAAGTTATTTAAACGAGGTAGCAAAGGAAGCTCTAGTTGA